aaggaagtttaccaaagttttaaagaaaagggaattccAATGCTGTTCAAACACTTCCAGAGTATTAAAAGGACATCTATCCtccatattatttttatgaattgaATAAAAATTTGTACCAGAACCTGAACATCactgcacacacaaaaaagggaaaagagatcaatttaatttataatattgaaGTATAAATTGTAAATGATCCATTGGCAACCAGAGTTCAACAGAACATTAAATGAGTAACATATGATGCCCAAGCAGGGGGTTATATAAAAAAATGCAAAGGTGACTATTAAgaagtttatttaaataactCATCATAATATACATAAAGAGGGAAGGCCTACGCTCATTCTCCAGAGATGCTCAAAAGGCATTTTATAAATTTCAACATGCATTCTTAACAATTCTCAATAAAGCAGACATAGAATTCTCCGTCATTGTATGATATATCTAACGAGGAATAGTGTAGATCTTCAGCAAAGTGAAGGATAAAACAAGAACAGCCACCCTATTTAACATTGATATGAAGGTATGAGGCACTGAAATCAGGTGAAAGGAATTAGAAGTGAACTAACTAAATTGAAAGGAAGCAGTGAAATGTTTCCTATTTTCAGACATCATTGCAAACATGTAAAACCCAACAGAATTATATCAGAAAGCCAATGCAAAAATTAGTCAATTCAGTAAGATataataagatataaaaatgcacagaaatcagtACTTTCATATAAAACAAGATGCTGGAAGATATGAATTGGGAAATACACTAtttatggaaatgaaaacaaaatacctAGAGCTAAATGTAATAAATATGCCACACATATTAAATAAACTGGTCCACATCAATCACATTGTCCCAATTTCCCTTCAGATGAATGACTCAAGCAGCATCTGGGACTAGGCTCAATTCTAGAGCAGGGACTTGAGAGGAAGTCCTCCTCATTTGCTCTCAACTGGAAACCCAGGGAGATAGACTGTCTTCCTACCACTACTTTGACCTGTGTGAACACTTGGAACTGTGACCAGCATGAGGATGTAATGCCAGGGTCGGGAGAAGAGCAGTGAGACTGCAGGGCCTTGGAGCCTGGGCTCTGATCCATGATTGTTACCACTGATGTTTAATGCTTGTCTGCTGAGTGGAGTCCAGGTAGTTCAGTAATACAGGACACCAACACCTATTTAAATGATTCATCATACAAAACACCCACAAATGATCACACCGTTATTTatagaaaaaaccaaaaaaggagTTTGAGTTACTGTTTTCTAGTCAATTGTGGTTAGCCAGATTGCTGGCTTCCGGTGAGACAGAGAGCAATATTCCCCCATCCCAGGTCAACATGCCCTGGACAACGTAGGTCACCAGGGCAAAAAGACCCCAAGTTGAGGACCTCAAACCACTCGAGCTTTCAAACAACTTCGCTGGCCTACAGAATCCAAACTTTTCagatacagaagtagaaaaaaaaacaggataatGTACTTTACAAAATCTCTCCACACCTTCAGGCCTTTTACAGAATTTTCAGTCATTTATAGAGACAAATGCGTCTTTTATACTTTACAGCTCCTTCAAAGAACACTTTCTACGTGTATTAACCATAAACTTTCCTGTAAAGAAGCATTCATTTCTCTTGCTGCAGTTGATTTCTGAAGACTATTGGAGCCTCATGGGGGCTTCTATACAGTAAAAAATCACTAAATTACAAACGGCAGTTGAGTAGTAAAAGTTTATTAACGTAAGCATCCTACTTACGTTGAGTCCACAGCTCTTTCAGAAACGTGACTGGCTCTGAAAAGAGCCTTTGGATTGTAACTGGAGCCTGCTTACACTTTGCAACTTTACAGGGAGGTAGTGTACTTCGCTACAGCCTTCGTGCCCTCGGACACAGCGTGCTTAGCCAGCTCTCCTGGCAGCAACAGGCGCACGGCCGTTTGAATCTCCCTGGACGTAATAGTCGATCGCTTATTGTAGTGAGCCAAGCGGGAGGCCTCGTTTGCAATACGCTCAAAAACATCAGCGACGAAGGAATTCATGATACTCATGGCTTTCGATGAGATACCGGTGTCCGGGTGTACTTGCTTCAACACTTTGTAGATATAAATCGAATAACTCTCTTTCCTGCATCTCttgtgctttctttcttctttcttttgagtCTTTGTTATGGCTTTCTTAAAACCTTTCTTAGAAACAGCAATACTTCTTGAGGCCTGATCTGGCATAGCTAGTGGTAAGCGCTATACCGTTAACAGTTGTAACAGCTCCTAAAAACGCCAAGAAAACGAAGACAGATGTTGGGCGGAAAGGGTGGTATTTATAGGGGCAGCACTCAAGTGACGTGTGGAGAGGCCAGTATCTGATTGGATATCTGGGACTCTCGTTATGTAAATGAGGTGATTCCCATGGGCATTTCTGATTGGATAGATggccatcagccaatcagaaagCAAAGCACACCCTACCGTCATAAATATGCCCAGTCGTTAGGTGTTACAGATCACCGTATTGGCGTCGCGGTTTCTTGTTAGAGATGTGTGTGGGCGTGGTAAACAAGGTGGTAAAGCCCGCGGTAAAGGTAAATCTCGCTCATCCAGAGCAGGCTTGCAGTTTCCGGTTGGTCGGATCTGTCGTCTGCTCCGCAAGGGTAACTATGCCGAGCGCCTTGCGGCTGGCTTGCCTGTGTATTTGGTAGCGGTGTTGGAGTCCATAACGGCTCAGATCTTGGAGTTGGCGGGCAATGTCTGCCGTGACAAGAAGAAGACGCCCATTATCCCGTGCCACTTGCAGCTAGCAGTCCGTAATGATGAGGAACTCAACAATTTGCTGGGTGGTGTGACTCACTCAGGGTGGCGTGTTGACGAACATCTACGCCGTGCTGCTGCCCAGGAAGACCGAGAGCCACCATCACAAAGTGCAGGGCAAGTAATCCACGTGGAGGTTACCGTTGAGCAATCTAAACGTCTGGTGAAGGAAGATACCAAAGGCTCTTTTCAGAGCCACTTAAATTATCATTGAGGGCTGTGCCTGGGCTGTCTGGGTCTGTGATTGTGACGTATTCCAAAAGTAGGCCGCCGAAAAAACCTGTTAACCGTAACTTTATCATGTTGATTCTAGCACGTGAGGTTCTTTGCAGCTTTTTTTATTACTGGAGGTCAAGTTCATGGCCCTTCAAGATGCCTATCGGgtgagagaaaaagagcaaagcttCAGCATTCTAATACCCTTTTTAAGGCTCATTTTGATAAGTATTCGCGATGCCTGTGGTTTAACACGTGCTTAGAAAATGTTTCTTAACATGTAATGTCCGTCAAAAACCTAAATGGCACATGTGGGGGAGGGATACTAGTGTCTCACTAGAGGTAGGAATGTGACATGGTATACCATAATTGGAATTATTAGGGAGTTTTTGTCAGATCTTTCAAATGGTTTCATTTGATCTGTATTATAAACACCAAGAAAAATTGGAAAGCAAATGAACAGGTAGGCTGTCATAAAGTTACAGAAAATTCAGCAGTTCGCCTTATCTCAAGGAGAAAGTGTCGCTGGTTATTCTTTTAAAGTCACTGTTAGACACGTGAGAGCTAAACACATAAGACACACAGAAGCAGGTACGAAGTATAGAGTTCTGtaagaaattaaaagatgaaagtaAACTACGTAATATGTTGAGGAGCAATCAAGTTACGAAAAAGCCAACCATGTTTTGAATTAATGTACATAGATAAGGCATGTGATTAAGAAGGGCACAGAAGGACAGgaaaattttgaaaactgaaaggaaattGTACAGATATATTGAACAAAATTAGATTATGTTTAGAACATggcattaaaaactaaaatgtgaaaatttaaaaTCTGAGAATGCTGATGTAAGTGATTGACCAAATGAGGGATATGTGAAAAATTTCCTAAACAGAAGAATTTCAAATCATTTATATAGATGTTCCCCCATCAAGCAGCTGGAACTTAACTCCCCAGACTTAACAAAGTGGAGTATGGAAAGGCAGGGGAAAACAGGAGTGACTTTACAGTAGAGAAAACTGGCAAACACTACCGCAAATGATCAGTGTTAAGATCAACAGTGATAAACCACGTGGTTTGCATGTGCCATTAATGTGATGTGTTGAGAGGGGCAATTCACTTCTCTGGTCTTCCTCCCAGCAACACATAATCTCAGTCTAAACATGAGAAAAACGTCAGACAAATACAAGTTAGGAACATTCTAAAGAATATGAGTCCTCAAAATTATCAAGTTCATCGAAAACAAGGAAATTCTGAGGAACTGTCAGCCCAGAGCAGTTAAGGAGACATTACAAGTAAATGTCATGTACAACATGACACGGGTTTAATCAGCATATACCTTATAGTCGGATTCCATATTCAAGGTTCTTCCACATCCACATATTCAACCACAGACTGTATagcactgtagtatttactattgaaaaatatctgcgTATAAGTATACGCGCACAGTTCAAACCCCgagttgttcaagagtcaactgtattttggattggatcctggaacagacaAAGAGCATTAGGTAAAATCTAATGAAACCCAAAGTTTAGAGTTTAATTCACAGTAAAGTACCAGTGTTATTTCCTAGGTTGTGACAAATGCATAAATGTTGACAACAGAGGAAATGGTGAGGTATATGGGAACTACCTTTACAacttttatgtaaatttaaaattgttcCAAGTTAGAAagcttattgaaaaaaaaaacacatttttttaaatcaaagaagaGTCCCAAATCCATAACAAATGAAATCTCAATAGACTATCGCTCATAAGCTGAAAGTATGAGTGGCTCTGAAAAGAGCCTCTGGTTTCAGATGTTGGTGTCCTAAAAAATGCTCTCTTGTAGCTGTTGTACTTGGTGACGaggcacagtgccttgcacacagcGTGCTTGGCTGGTTCCCCAGTCATCAACAGGCATTAGTTCTCTCGAATTCCCTGTAGAGCAGGGGTTCCCAAGCCCTGGACCGTGGACCACTACGGgtcatggcctgttaggaacagggccacacagcaggaggtgagtggcgggcaagcaagcgaagcttcatctgtatttacagctgctccccatcactcgcattaccgcctgaactccgcctcctgtcagatcagcagggtcgttagattctcataggagcatgCACCGCACTCTGAAATACGCATTCGAGAGATCTAGATTGCGCACTCCTTATgggaatctaatgcctgatgatctgaggaggagctgaggcggtgatgccaGCGCTGGGGAACGGCTGCAAATACAGgtcatcattagcagagaggtttcacTGCACAGACACCATAATAagtcaattgcttgcagactcatatcaaaaccctatcagtgagtgacaaatgaaaacaagctcagggctcccactgattctgcattatggtgggttgtataattatttcattatatatttcaatgtaataatagaaataaagtgcacaataaaggtaatgcacttgaatcatcctgaaaccacccctccccccccaccgtCCATGGGAAAATTGTCTTCcttgaaaccagtccctggtgccaaaaaggttggggaccgctgctgtaGAGGAGAGTAAGGAGTCTGTTGTAATGAGCCAAGTAGGTTGACTCACCAGTGATGTACTCAAAGGTCACAAACGAGTTCAGTATTCACGTGGCTTCCATAGAGATGCCAGGGTTGGGGCAAACCGCAGCACTGTCTGTGACATCTCTGGTGCTTCTtgcctttcttttcatcttgagGATAGCTTCTTGGAGCCTTTCTTGGACATGACAGTAAACTTAGAGAAAGACTGGGAGATAGGAGACACAGCCATTATCTACCTTGAGAAAAGAGGGATGGCAGGCTGTGAAGCCACAGAGCTTAATTATATACTGTGTATTCAAATGAGGTATTGAATAAACAATTTCTGATTGGAATAAAAGCAAGAGGCAAATGAATGCAAATAAGATATCTCAGGTCAACTCTGATTGCATAGTACTCCTACTGGCATCAACCACTCAGAAAGCAGAAGGCTATCATGTGGGGTCTTGCTCAAGAGCATTTGAACCCAGGGGCCCCTACAGCTGCTCAGTTTTGTAGATTTCAGCCTCAGCTTGTGTTGAGAGAGACCACCTTCCTTAACCCAAGTTTAAATTTCCAAAGAAATGGATCTGGCCCAGTGTGAATCGTATGTCCTCCCTGTCCATCAATAGTAGTCAGAAGAGAATGATCCTGAAAACAATGCATCAGAATTGACACATTAatgttaggattatttgttctcagTTTCCCTGATGCTGAATAGTATTTGCTTATACTTGCCTGTTTTAAAAACCCTGTCCTGTGGTCAAACATGGTTCTTATCTACTACCTGAGCAAGTGAAGGTGACTCACTGCTATTCAAGTTATTAGCCTGattgaatttccatttttttaatagtgaGGTGAGGCGTCATTTCATGTTTGGTGGTATCTTTTTGACGTTTTTCTTCCTCCTGGTTTTAAAGACTACCATAATGTAAGTACTTTTTGTCAAATGGTGTAAGTCGCCTTTTGTACTTTTCAGAATCAACCTATGTGTTCTCTTTTTTCATATGCATTTCTTAATCCTTTTCCCATTATAATGAAATCCTATTTGAGTTAAACAAAAAGCttatatagaataaaatatttgtaaacaacgTGAATACGTGTTTAGGGTGACATGTGCCTTGACTTTTTCAAACCTTTTGTGTATGTCTTATAAAACTTTATAATTTTCCTTATAGAGCTTTTACACATATTTCATGGAGTTTATATACAGGtgcccttctttttattttaggggCATCTtgctgttgttcttgttgttagCTTAtacctttatttcttaaaataatttttcacccGCTGAAAGGAAACAGAGCACCTTGAAAGACAGGCTGATTTCAGGCCTGTGGCAGGAAATTAAGAGGAGTCTGGGACATCTTGCTGTACTGGAAAGCAAGGAAGCTATCAAGAACTAATGGGTCAGGTCAGGAAGACACAAGAACCAGCAGGGGTAAGATACTGgtaaaggaatgaaaggaaagaaaggaaaaagggagagagggggcaaatatggcaaaatcttGATCATTGTTTAATCTGGGTGACGTGTATGTGGgattcattttaatattctttcctgtatttgaattttttcattataaaataaacatttacattaTTTGCATTAAAGAAGGCCTAAATATTTAGGCCTTCTTTAATGCAAAGCAACACATATGTGTTATCAATAAAATTAAGTAACACAGATgggtaaaataaaaagcattgatAATTCTATCACTCAGATAATTACTGTACTACTAATTTGTTGTGATGCTCTCTCAATATTCTTCACTACATATGCAAATGTTTTTAAACTAATTGCGTCTTCAATTTCTCATGTCATCTATGGCCTAGAAGCACCACTTTGATTATACTATTGCCCTGCTTTCTAATCCATTAGGACTTTCCACAATTACCAAGTACAGTCTGGGCTCCTTGACATTAAAGGTCTTCCAACGTTCTTTCCAGAATTCTTTCTACTACCTTGTCTCCATAAACCCCCCTAGGCTCTAGCCACTCTGGATCTCCTACATTTGAATTCGTATTGGTTTCTGTATAAATGTCATAATTTATCATCTGAACGAGCACTcaaaacctttaaaataatatatttggggATTTCAAAGTTTAAGACTCCTGATACAACTAGCAACTTTTCCCAGCACAGAGCCTAATTTCTGTCAAAACGCCAAGCTGTTACATAAGCATTGAGCCGAGAtccatgaaaagaaattaagggacTGCATCTCAGCCTGTAAGGGATGgcttgaaaacaaaaaagaaagtgagaatcTGCCTCCACAAGTCACAGTGCTTCTGCAATATTTGTTTCTGCTGGTGGTgttagaagaagaaataacatgcCTGTTTTGCTGAATACAGGGAGTGTGAGGTCCCCCAAAGGTCCTAGGCATTACACTCTTTCAGAATTGGGAATTTTGGTCCCAGGAATAAGCTTGTCCCTTGTTCAGCTATGCTGCATTCACTGCACTTCTGCAACTTTGAGAGGTTATAGTTTTGGTCCGAAAAAATGTAATTCCAATGTTGTTTCTAAACTTAAACAGTCTtgtatatcaatttttttttaatatctgtattggagtataattgctttactatggtgtgttagtttctgctttaaaacaaagtgaatcagctatacgtatacatatatccccatatctcctcccttttgcatctccctccaaccctccctatcccacccctctaggtggtcacaaagcaccgagcttatctccctgtgctatgcggattcttcccactagct
The DNA window shown above is from Phocoena phocoena chromosome 10, mPhoPho1.1, whole genome shotgun sequence and carries:
- the LOC136129688 gene encoding histone H2B type 1-A: MPDQASRSIAVSKKGFKKAITKTQKKEERKHKRCRKESYSIYIYKVLKQVHPDTGISSKAMSIMNSFVADVFERIANEASRLAHYNKRSTITSREIQTAVRLLLPGELAKHAVSEGTKAVAKYTTSL